gccgtatttcatttcttatacaattgtaatgcataccattggggattctttgtatagatgatcataaaccatgaaataaccaaatttcaaaacgaattgtaagtattccctttaccgttcattaaagtgtataagtgtttctcttatgttgtggggatttcgttcatacaatcggaaaagtgtttattatagggtaaggaacaaatttttgacttcataatcagtctaagacacttaataaggattatataagtgttattcaaaccgcaaaacgttgttttcggtttaaaaaccctacttcctcagaatttcctcggaattttccgagaaaattccgaggaaacccttatcttcctcggaattccgtcggaatattccgaggaaataccgaggaactagtgtttagggtttcaaaacatcgatttttttgccgtatttcatttcttatacaattgtaatgcataccattgaggattctttgtatagatgatcataaaccatgaaataacaaaatttcaaaacgaattgtaagtattccctttaccgttcattaaagtgtataagtgtttctcttatgttgtggggatttcgttcatacaatcggaaaagtgtttattatagggtaaggaacaaatttttgacttcataatcagtctaagacacttaataagggctatataagtgttattcaaaccgcaaaacgttgttttcggtttaaaaaccctacttcctcggaatttcctcggctagttcgtcggaatttccttggaatttttaaaatcccccaacggctctctaacggctataatatatcctcaaaattcatcggttttttccgagaaatacatttttcctcggtattccataagaatattctgacggattaatatttcctcggaattccgtcggtatattccgaggaaataccgaggaactagtgtttagggtttcaaaacatcgattttttttgccgtatttcatttcttatacaattgtaatgcataccattgaggattctttgtatagatgatcataaaccatgaaataaccaaatttcaaaacgaattgtaagtatcccctttaccgttcattaaagtgtataagtgtttctcttatgttgtggggatttcgttcatacaatcggaaaagtgtttattatagggtaaggaacaaatttttgacttcataatcagtctaagacacttaataagggttatataagtgttattcaaaccgcaaaacgttgttttcggtttaaaaaccctacttcctcggaatttcctcggctagttcgtcggaatttcctcggaatttttaaaatctcccaacggctctctaacggctataatatatcctcggaattcatcggttttttccgaggaatacatttttcctcggtattccataagaatattccgacgattaatatttcctcggaattctgtcggtatattccgaggaaatttcgaggaaaccaaattttgtgtttcctcggaatatcctcggaatattccgaggatttcattttccgtccgaggatttcattttccgtcggaatgtccgtcagaataccgctgttttcttgtagtgagaaaAACATTGACTTTAATTCATTCACACTACCTTCGCCACGTGTCACTCtcacattaattttaaaaaacttacgCTGATGTGCCGATTTAATATAGCTTCtcaaaattttgtttccttttttctcTTACAAGTTATGAGAAACACGAGACGTGCTTACGTGATCTTCTCATAAGAGATGTGAAAATTTAGAGAAGTcaataaaaacataacattAGCTATAAAATAACTCTATGACTTCCCTTATTTTCATAAGAGATGATAGTGGCAACAGCAGGCTGTGGCATCATTCTAGCAGAGAGTTTGAACTTCAATTTTATGTACGTTACAATTACAGTACTGTGAGAATATCACGAGTTCTTCAATCCTTTTGCAGCCTTTTCTTCTTCCAACCCTTATCTCAAAAAGCGTTACATGCAGCTGATATAACAGAGGCCAGCCAATGAATGGTTGTGTCCTATGCACAGCTTCAAGGTTTCGAGGCCATGCATCCGTTCAAAATAAATTAGAGAATCGTAACACACaaatgtaagaaaataaaaagtttaggTTCTAATGATGGTACTTACTAATTATTCAAACATACATCAGTTCAAAGTTGAGAAACTAAGACACGTTACACAGTTGAGATGATCCCACACATGCATCTTTATTACTAACTGAGACTTACAaatcaacacacacacacacacacattcaAACAGATACATATTCTCTGAGAATCCTCTGTTTTGGGGGAAGAGGAACAAAGGCTTTTCCTCAGCCAAAGCAGCTGATAGGGTCTTTGCAGCTCTTTGCAGGGGACTGTGCATGGCCACTCTTTCCACCTTTGGAGAGGCAATGCTGATGGTATTCCTCAGCTTTATAGAATTTCTTGGCCGGTAATATCTCAGTCACAATCTTCTTCTCCAGTTTCTTCTGCTGAGTCTCTAGAGATTCTCGTGCTAGCTTCTCTTGCTCTGGTGTGTAGAAGTATATACCTGACCCGTATTGAGCTCCCACAAGTTTTCCCTAAGACAAGAACACAAAGTTGCATTATACATTACAAGCCAAAACATTCAGAattgtaacaaaaaaacaagaaaaagtttGGTACCTGACGATTCAAGGTGGTGGGATCATGCCTAGACCAGAACAAATATAGAAGCGTCTCAAAGGTGCACTCATTAGGATCATACTGAACCCTTACAACCTCTGCATGGTTCGTTGTGTTGGTGCAGACATCCTTGTAAGAATGATTGTGAGAGCTAATAACCCGTGAGAGATGAACCATTCTTACGCTCGAAATATTAATGCATCCTCGATAACTTAGAAAAATattggttataattttttggttCGATGATACTACAACTTATTATCGTACGTGCATGATTGTATCACGCAAGATATCAAGTTTATGACAGGGCACAGTTTTAGTTTCTTTCAAACAATGTTCCGACGTGGAAGATTAACCGAAATCCCCTATTATTATGGTTAACACTTTTACACCAAATTCAATATCGGTTAATTTTATACCACAGAAATAAACGCTGGGGATCTTCTTTTGAAAACGATTTTAAAACCTTGAGTGATTGGCAAGGTTGATTAATGATAGGGGATTTgcatatattttcaaaactatTGTTTATGGCAATATACATCGATTTGTGCTGAGCAaggcaaaaatatttaaaatttaattttttttttccgtgtGATACGGCGTTAGTTGCATTAGGTTATTTAGACCTATATAAGACACATAGCATATAACCCATGTCTTTCTTACTCATAACCTAAAAGCAAAACCTAAACATTCTTCACTCATTCTTCTATAATGGCTGCGATAACTGCTGTGTCGGATTTGAAACCTTTCAAGTCCACGTGgaagattagggtttttgttttttggcttTAATGTTTGCATTTCAGAATTTCTGAACCTACCCTTATGTCGTGcttgatttattaatataaagtCTCTTTCTaattatgtgtttttttgtaacaccacATCCGTTAATTAACTTAACGACCAGAGAGTTTCATTACTTAATTTTATTAGAAGGAATTGGTAGTTCATCCCAACTTCCAGGTCTATTTCCTACCTAAGCACAATCAGTTCCCTTCGTAACTTGTATTACAAGGAATTATCTTCTAACATTAaacaatacaaatatttaatgtAATTAACACTATCCATTTATAAACAACACTAGATTGGAAATAATTTTTGAGTTTTAGAATGTTAAATGTGCCCACTATGGTAACAGAATCGAACACAAGAATACGTGCATCAATATCATTCCCTTCGTGTATTTTTCGATATTTCAACCAGGAAAACTCTGTCATGAATCGAAAGAAACATAAGGATGGAAAGGAAAACATAGAAGATAATCGTTCACCGAAACGTTTAAAAAAGGGTATATGCATGAGACAGTTTGACTTTTACTCTATATCATGTTAAAGTGTGActtcattaatatattcattcgATGCttatgtgttcaaaaaaaaaaaaaaaattcattcgaTGCTTTTGTACTTGGTAGACAATGAGAAGGACCTTTTAGGTGACTCCCTCCAAGTGGATATGAGTTTTAACCTAGGTCAGTTAAGATTATTTTCCAAGAGACATATGAAGTCTACAAAACtcacaaatttgaaattaattttttttattagacaTAGCTATTAGGTAACTTTAGTTGAATATCTGTTTATGTTTAATTTGGAGGTTCAATCACGGGGCAAGGGAAATCAAACGTATCGGTGCAGTTGATTCATCACCCTCAACCACTGATGTCCAAACTCGTGTATTGAATAAGAATGAAGAAG
This genomic stretch from Brassica napus cultivar Da-Ae chromosome C9, Da-Ae, whole genome shotgun sequence harbors:
- the LOC125592960 gene encoding peptide methionine sulfoxide reductase A2-like; protein product: MVHLSRVISSHNHSYKDVCTNTTNHAEVVRVQYDPNECTFETLLYLFWSRHDPTTLNRQGKLVGAQYGSGIYFYTPEQEKLARESLETQQKKLEKKIVTEILPAKKFYKAEEYHQHCLSKGGKSGHAQSPAKSCKDPISCFG